Proteins encoded by one window of Castor canadensis chromosome 2, mCasCan1.hap1v2, whole genome shotgun sequence:
- the Gngt1 gene encoding guanine nucleotide-binding protein G(T) subunit gamma-T1 yields the protein MPVINIEDLTEKDKLKMEVDQLKKEVTLERMLVSKCCEEVRDYIEERSGEDPLVKGVPEDKNPFKELKGGCVIS from the exons ATGCCAGTGATCAATATTGAGGATTTGACAGAAAAGGACAAATTGAAGATGGAAGTTGATCAGCTCAAGAAAGAAGTGACACTGGAAAGAATGCTG GTATCCAAATGTTGTGAAGAAGTAAGGGATTACATTGAAGAAAGATCTGGAGAAGATCCTCTAGTAAAGGGTGTCCCAGAGGACAAAAATCCCTTCAAGGAGCTCAAAGGAGGCTGTGTAATttcataa
- the Tfpi2 gene encoding tissue factor pathway inhibitor 2 isoform X2 yields MDPARALGLLLSPLLLLMMRAAPGFVTPATTANYDTEICFLRPDNGPCRALIPRYYYDRHTQNCLKFTYGGCLGNANNFESLEACNDVCWRIEKVPLVCRMDVNDVQCGQPTWKYFFNLSSMACEKFMSGGCEHNGNQFPDEATCRDYCIPKRKSPSYCYSPKDEGSCSANITRYYFNSRFQVCEPFTYSGCGGNENNFVSKEDCGRVCTKDLKEKKQNKISKRFLFKKGMKILKKKNFRRFVTVYYEG; encoded by the exons ATGGACCCTGCTCGCGCCCTAGGGCTGCTGCTGTCGCCCTTGCTGCTACTGATGATGAGGGCTGCGCCGGGCTTCGTCACCCCGGCGACCACAG CAAATTACGACACGGAGATCTGTTTCCTGCGCCCGGACAATGGACCCTGCCGGGCCCTAATTCCCAGGTACTACTATGACAGGCACACGCAGAACTGCCTCAAGTTCACGTACGGCGGCTGCCTGGGCAACGCCAACAATTTCGAATCTTTGGAGGCCTGCAACGACGTTTGCTGGAGGATAGAGA AAGTTCCTCTTGTTTGCAGGATGGATGTGAATGATGTTCAGTGTGGGCAGCCCACATGGAAGTATTTCTTCAATCTAAGTTCTATGGCATGTGAAAAATTCATGTCTGGTGGCTGTGAGCATAACGGGAATCAGTTCCCTGATGAAGCTACTTGTAGGGACTACTGTATACCGAAGAGGAAAA GTCCATCATATTGCTACAGTCCAAAAGATGAGGGATCATGCTCTGCTAATATAACTCGATATTATTTTAACTCAAGATTCCAAGTCTGTGAACCCTTTACCTATTCTGGCTGTGgaggaaatgaaaataactttgttTCCAAAGAGGATTGCGGTCGTGTTTGTACAAAAG atttgaaggagaaaaagcaaaataagatatCCAAACGTTTCCTTTTCAAGAAAGGGATGAAAATCCTGAAGAAGAAGAATTTTAGACGTTTTGTTACTGTTTATTATGAAGGATAA
- the Tfpi2 gene encoding tissue factor pathway inhibitor 2 isoform X1, which translates to MDPARALGLLLSPLLLLMMRAAPGFVTPATTVANYDTEICFLRPDNGPCRALIPRYYYDRHTQNCLKFTYGGCLGNANNFESLEACNDVCWRIEKVPLVCRMDVNDVQCGQPTWKYFFNLSSMACEKFMSGGCEHNGNQFPDEATCRDYCIPKRKSPSYCYSPKDEGSCSANITRYYFNSRFQVCEPFTYSGCGGNENNFVSKEDCGRVCTKDLKEKKQNKISKRFLFKKGMKILKKKNFRRFVTVYYEG; encoded by the exons ATGGACCCTGCTCGCGCCCTAGGGCTGCTGCTGTCGCCCTTGCTGCTACTGATGATGAGGGCTGCGCCGGGCTTCGTCACCCCGGCGACCACAG TAGCAAATTACGACACGGAGATCTGTTTCCTGCGCCCGGACAATGGACCCTGCCGGGCCCTAATTCCCAGGTACTACTATGACAGGCACACGCAGAACTGCCTCAAGTTCACGTACGGCGGCTGCCTGGGCAACGCCAACAATTTCGAATCTTTGGAGGCCTGCAACGACGTTTGCTGGAGGATAGAGA AAGTTCCTCTTGTTTGCAGGATGGATGTGAATGATGTTCAGTGTGGGCAGCCCACATGGAAGTATTTCTTCAATCTAAGTTCTATGGCATGTGAAAAATTCATGTCTGGTGGCTGTGAGCATAACGGGAATCAGTTCCCTGATGAAGCTACTTGTAGGGACTACTGTATACCGAAGAGGAAAA GTCCATCATATTGCTACAGTCCAAAAGATGAGGGATCATGCTCTGCTAATATAACTCGATATTATTTTAACTCAAGATTCCAAGTCTGTGAACCCTTTACCTATTCTGGCTGTGgaggaaatgaaaataactttgttTCCAAAGAGGATTGCGGTCGTGTTTGTACAAAAG atttgaaggagaaaaagcaaaataagatatCCAAACGTTTCCTTTTCAAGAAAGGGATGAAAATCCTGAAGAAGAAGAATTTTAGACGTTTTGTTACTGTTTATTATGAAGGATAA